In Streptomyces zhihengii, a single genomic region encodes these proteins:
- a CDS encoding IS630 family transposase, which produces MLRWRRAWDEGGAVALRRRAATGTPPKLDDTQVETVRAALEQGAGAHGFEADLWTLERVGVVVERATGVVLSRASAWRLLTGRLGWTLQRPERRALERDESEIARWVAHERGSKRSGEHTCLDRVPRRIRRLAAPSDPSHLRTPRADPAPAAPAELKRASMAGALGYHATDPDRGARPCFHLKPGSYDTATLIEVLEQMKVFYGGERVGLVRNCLSAHWSRAMRDWVSDQDWLTMERLPAYAPELNPVELQWSSLKKRELANLAGDHLADATEHGIHRMNRNPQLPWSFLAHTGLAIHP; this is translated from the coding sequence ATGCTGCGCTGGCGGCGCGCGTGGGATGAAGGTGGTGCCGTCGCCTTGCGAAGACGTGCGGCCACCGGTACTCCTCCCAAGCTGGACGACACCCAGGTCGAGACCGTCCGGGCAGCATTGGAGCAGGGAGCCGGGGCTCATGGATTCGAGGCCGACCTGTGGACTCTGGAGCGGGTCGGTGTCGTCGTCGAGCGTGCGACGGGGGTAGTGCTCTCGCGGGCTTCGGCGTGGCGACTGCTGACTGGCCGGCTCGGATGGACTCTTCAGCGTCCTGAGCGGCGGGCGCTCGAGCGGGACGAGTCGGAGATCGCCCGGTGGGTCGCTCACGAGCGCGGATCAAAAAGGAGCGGTGAACACACGTGCCTGGATCGTGTTCCTCGGCGAATCAGGCGTCTCGCTGCTCCCTCAGATCCGTCGCATCTTCGCACCCCGAGGGCGGACCCCGCTCCTGCGGCACCGGCTGAGCTGAAGCGCGCGTCGATGGCCGGGGCTCTGGGCTACCACGCCACGGACCCCGACCGCGGGGCCCGCCCGTGCTTCCATCTCAAACCCGGCAGCTACGACACCGCCACCCTCATCGAGGTCCTCGAGCAGATGAAGGTGTTCTACGGCGGCGAGCGCGTGGGGCTGGTCCGGAACTGCTTGTCCGCACACTGGAGCCGCGCGATGCGTGACTGGGTCTCCGACCAGGACTGGCTCACCATGGAACGATTGCCCGCCTATGCCCCGGAGCTCAATCCGGTGGAGCTGCAGTGGTCCTCACTCAAGAAACGTGAACTCGCCAACCTCGCCGGCGACCACCTCGCCGACGCCACCGAGCACGGTATCCACCGCATGAACCGCAACCCACAACTGCCATGGTCCTTCCTCGCCCACACCGGCCTGGCCATCCACCCATAA